In Chanodichthys erythropterus isolate Z2021 chromosome 11, ASM2448905v1, whole genome shotgun sequence, a single window of DNA contains:
- the LOC137030903 gene encoding uncharacterized protein: MFTGVQEAAIVNLVLENNEIRLREIQSHIIQDNTLFNNIQRVSLSTLARILKRNQIRMKPLYKVPFERNSQRNKEFRRAYVDGVLEMDAHAIPHEFIFIDEAGFNLAKTRRRGRNLIGHRAIIDVPGQRGGNITMCAAISNMHGVLHRHAKLGPYNTAHILTFLDRLHNILIPPERMNDADHQRNRYVVVWDNVSFHRAAPVQNWFADHPTFLVQYLPPYSPFLNPIEEFFSAWRWKVYDRQPFVRMPLVQAMEEACDEIDVGAIQGWIRHSRRFFPRCLAREDIACDVDEALWPDPAVRQDAA; this comes from the exons atgttcaccggggtacaggaagctgccattgtaaacttggttttggaaaataatgaaatcagattacgagaaattcaaagccacatcatccaagacaacaccttattcaacaacattcaacgagttagtctgtccacattggctcgcattctcaagcgaaaccaaatcagaatgaaaccactttataaggtgccgtttgagagaaactctcaaagaaacaaagagttcagacgagcatatgtggat ggagtactggaaatggatgctcatgcaatcccacatgagttcatctttatagatgaggctgggttcaacctagcaaagaccagaagaagagggagaaacctcattggccacagagccattatagatgttcctggccaacgtggtgggaacatcacaatgtgcgctgccatctccaatatgcatggtgtcctccaccgtcatgccaaacttggaccatacaacacagcccatattctcacatttctggacagacttcacaacattctcataccaccagagcgtatgaatgatgcagaccatcaaagaaaccggtacgttgtagtatgggacaacgtgagctttcatcgtgcagccccagtccaaaactggtttgctgaccacccaacatttctcgtgcaatacctcccaccatactcaccatttctgaaccccatagaagaattcttttcggcatggcggtggaaggtatacgaccggcagccctttgtgcgcatgcctcttgtgcaggccatggaagaggcatgtgatgagattgatgtgggtgcaattcagggatggataaggcactcaaggcgcttcttccctcgatgtctggcaagggaagatattgcctgtgatgttgacgaggcgttgtggccagacccggctgtgcggcaagatgctgcctaa